From a single Polycladomyces subterraneus genomic region:
- a CDS encoding M24 family metallopeptidase has product MLEKRIDRLRDRMKEQDLEALLVTHPMNRRYLTGFTGTAGMVLVTDKDAKLLVDFRYVEQAQKQAPHLDVVRVGGEPFRTVAQLCREWNVSRLAFEQDHLVYARVEKLKSTLDGVEVVPVSNMVEKLRETKDADELETLRRAARIADEVFTEILKEIRPGLRERDIAFRLEFLMREKGATSSSFDIIVASGPRSALPHGVASDRVLEKGDLVTLDFGALHEGYCSDITRTIVLGKPNERQREIYDIVLHAQQAALEAVRPGVTGRDVDKVARDIITDRGYGEQFGHSTGHGIGLEIHEAPTLSVNGETVLQSGMVVTVEPGIYLPGFGGVRIEDDVVVTEQGKEVLTHSPKDLIVIE; this is encoded by the coding sequence CTGTTGGAAAAGCGGATCGACCGTTTACGTGACCGAATGAAAGAGCAAGATCTCGAAGCCTTGCTTGTTACCCATCCGATGAACAGAAGATATCTGACCGGGTTCACGGGCACGGCGGGCATGGTGCTGGTGACGGATAAGGACGCCAAACTGCTGGTCGATTTCCGGTATGTGGAGCAAGCCCAAAAACAAGCCCCTCATCTGGATGTGGTGCGTGTCGGGGGTGAGCCGTTTCGCACGGTGGCCCAATTGTGCCGTGAGTGGAACGTCAGCCGGCTGGCGTTTGAACAAGATCATCTCGTATATGCCCGTGTGGAAAAGCTAAAGTCCACCCTGGACGGGGTGGAAGTGGTCCCGGTGAGCAACATGGTGGAAAAACTGCGCGAAACCAAGGATGCCGATGAGCTGGAGACGTTGCGTCGTGCAGCACGAATCGCCGATGAAGTATTTACGGAGATTCTCAAGGAGATTCGTCCCGGACTGCGCGAGCGGGACATCGCTTTTCGCCTGGAGTTTCTCATGCGCGAAAAAGGGGCCACTTCTTCCTCATTTGACATTATCGTCGCCTCCGGTCCGCGTTCGGCGCTTCCGCACGGCGTGGCTTCGGATCGGGTGTTGGAGAAGGGTGATTTGGTCACGCTGGATTTCGGTGCCCTCCATGAGGGATATTGTTCGGACATCACGCGCACCATTGTATTAGGAAAGCCGAACGAGCGGCAACGGGAGATTTATGATATCGTGTTACATGCCCAACAAGCGGCATTGGAGGCAGTTCGTCCAGGGGTAACCGGACGCGATGTAGACAAGGTTGCCCGGGATATCATCACCGACCGCGGATACGGCGAGCAGTTCGGGCACAGCACCGGCCACGGCATCGGCTTGGAAATTCACGAAGCCCCGACTCTTTCCGTCAATGGGGAAACCGTGTTACAATCCGGAATGGTGGTCACGGTTGAGCCGGGTATCTACTTGCCCGGTTTTGGTGGCGTCCGT
- the aroQ gene encoding type II 3-dehydroquinate dehydratase: MPKVLVLHGPNLNRLGKRETDVYGRKSLTELNHRLEELGRKWGLEVETYQSNHEGELIDRIHAADGTFDHLIINPGALTHYSYALRDALASVEVPAIEVHLSNIHNREAFRAHSVTAPAAVGQIVGLGFLSYELALRAVAVRLGLID; the protein is encoded by the coding sequence ATGCCGAAGGTGCTCGTGCTACACGGTCCCAACTTGAACCGGCTGGGGAAAAGAGAGACCGACGTATACGGACGAAAATCATTGACAGAGCTGAACCATCGTCTGGAAGAATTAGGTCGTAAATGGGGACTGGAAGTGGAAACATACCAGTCCAATCACGAAGGAGAATTGATCGACCGGATTCATGCCGCAGATGGAACATTTGACCATCTCATCATCAACCCTGGTGCATTGACACACTACAGTTACGCTCTTCGGGATGCCCTGGCCTCTGTGGAAGTACCTGCGATTGAGGTACATCTGTCCAACATACATAATCGCGAAGCGTTTCGGGCGCATTCTGTCACGGCGCCGGCCGCGGTCGGTCAAATCGTAGGCCTTGGTTTTCTCAGCTATGAGCTGGCTCTCCGGGCTGTGGCGGTTCGGTTGGGGCTGATCGATTGA